The following proteins are co-located in the Leucoraja erinacea ecotype New England chromosome 4, Leri_hhj_1, whole genome shotgun sequence genome:
- the snai2 gene encoding zinc finger protein SNAI2 → MPRSFLVKKHFSTSKKPNYGELDTQTVIISPYLYESYPRPIIPQPEILTSGVYNPGSVWSSVCSALLPSPVPSDPVPASEYTAVQPSPLSNGSMCPAAHLSPRHQSKCERLAGVANGSETSGSDEEERIGRKGLGESASDAEKFRCNLCSKAYSTFSGLAKHKQLHCDAQTRKSFSCKYCEKEYVSLGALKMHIRTHTLPCVCKICGKAFSRPWLLQGHIRTHTGEKPFSCPHCSRAFADRSNLRAHLQTHSDVKKYQCKNCAKTFSRMSLLHKHEESGCCIAH, encoded by the exons ATGCCGCGATCATTCCTAGTTAAGAAACATTTTAGCACCAGCAAAAAGCCAAATTATGGCGAACTGGACACGCAAACAG TCATCATTTCTCCCTACCTGTACGAGAGTTATCCGAGGCCGATCATCCCTCAGCCGGAGATTTTGACTTCTGGCGTTTACAATCCCGGGAGCGTCTGGAGCAGCGTCTGTTCGGCCCTGCTGCCATCTCCTGTCCCCAGCGATCCCGTGCCCGCCTCTGAATATACCGCCGTTCAACCTTCGCCCCTGAGCAACGGGAGCATGTGCCCGGCCGCCCACCTCAGCCCCCGGCACCAGTCCAAGTGCGAGCGGCTCGCCGGTGTTGCCAACGGCTCGGAGACCTCGGGCAGCGACGAGGAGGAGAGGATCGGCCGAAAAGGCTTGGGCGAGAGCGCCTCGGACGCGGAGAAGTTTCGATGCAACTTGTGCAGCAAGGCGTACTCCACTTTCTCGGGACTGGCTAAACACAAGCAGCTCCACTGCGACGCCCAGACGCGAAAATCCTTCAGCTGCAAGTACTGTGAAAAGGAGTATGTCAGCTTGGGAGCCTTGAAGATGCACATCCGGACCCACACACTGCCCTGTGTGTGCAAAATCTGTGGCAAGGCGTTCTCCAGACCGTGGTTACTCCAAGGGCATATCAGGACACACACGG GTGAGAAGCCTTTCTCTTGCCCACACTGCAGTAGAGCATTTGCTGATCGATCTAACCTGAGAGCACATCTACAAACTCATTCAGATGTGAAGAAATATCAGTGCAAAAACTGTGCCAAAACTTTCTCCAGAATGTCACTTCTTCACAAACATGAAGAATCGGGATGTTGCATAGCACACTGA